From a single Bacillus pumilus genomic region:
- the gyrA gene encoding DNA gyrase subunit A encodes MSEQHKPNVREVNISQEMRTSFLDYAMSVIVSRALPDVRDGLKPVHRRILYAMNDLGMTSDKPFKKSARIVGEVIGKYHPHGDSAVYEAMVRMAQDFNYRNMLVEGHGNFGSVDGDGAAAMRYTEARLSKISMEILRDITKDTIDYQDNYDGSEREPIVMPARFPNLLVNGATGIAVGMATNIPPHQLGEVIDGVLAISENPEMTTQDLMEVIPGPDFPTAGQIIGRSGIRKAYETGRGSITLRAKSIIEETSSGKQRIVINEIPYQVNKARLIEKIADLVRDKKIDGITDLRDESDRNGMRIVIELRRDANAHVLLNNLYKQTTLQTSFGINLLALVDGQPKVLSLKQCLEYYLEHQKVIIRRRTAYELRKAEARAHILEGLRIALDHLDEVISLIRSSQTAEIARNGLMENYSLSEKQAQAILDMRLQRLTGLEREKIEDEYKGLVDLIAELKAILADNEKVLEIIREELTEIKERFNDTRRTEIVTAGIETIEDEDLIPVENIVITLTHNGYIKRLPASTYRSQKRGGKGVQGMGTNEDDFVEQLISTSTHDTILFFSNKGKVYRAKGYEIPEFGRTAKGIPIINLLEVEKGEWINAIIPVSEFDEDSYLFFTTRHGVSKRTSLSQFANIRNNGLIALSLRDEDELMAVRLTNGEKQIIIGTKKGMLIRFDETDVREMGRTAAGVKGITLAEDDIVVGMEILEPDANVLIVTEKGYGKLTPEKEYRVQSRGGKGLKTCKMTDNNGPLVTVKATNAEAEEDLMIITGSGVIIRMAVSDISTTGRVTQGVRLIRLGDDEHVATVALVEQSQEDEEENSEENVENIESDQEESE; translated from the coding sequence GTGAGTGAACAACATAAACCAAATGTACGCGAAGTGAATATTAGTCAAGAAATGCGTACGTCCTTTTTAGATTATGCAATGAGTGTTATTGTGTCGCGTGCTTTACCCGATGTGCGAGATGGTTTGAAGCCCGTGCATCGACGAATTTTGTATGCGATGAATGACCTAGGTATGACAAGTGATAAACCATTTAAGAAATCTGCACGTATCGTTGGGGAAGTTATCGGTAAATACCACCCTCACGGTGACAGTGCAGTATATGAAGCAATGGTGCGTATGGCACAAGACTTCAACTATCGCAACATGCTGGTTGAAGGGCACGGAAACTTTGGCTCCGTCGATGGAGATGGTGCAGCAGCGATGCGTTATACTGAGGCGCGTCTTTCTAAGATTTCAATGGAAATCCTCCGTGACATCACAAAGGATACGATTGATTATCAAGATAACTACGATGGCAGTGAAAGAGAGCCAATCGTTATGCCTGCTCGCTTCCCGAACTTACTAGTCAATGGGGCAACAGGTATCGCAGTAGGGATGGCAACCAACATTCCGCCTCATCAACTAGGAGAAGTCATTGACGGTGTGTTGGCAATTAGTGAAAACCCGGAAATGACAACGCAGGATCTAATGGAAGTCATTCCAGGTCCAGACTTCCCAACTGCGGGACAAATCATTGGCCGAAGCGGAATCCGCAAAGCATACGAAACGGGCCGAGGCTCTATTACATTACGTGCAAAGTCTATCATTGAAGAAACATCCAGCGGTAAACAGCGGATTGTCATCAATGAGATTCCATACCAGGTCAACAAAGCTCGTTTGATCGAAAAAATTGCTGATCTTGTGCGCGATAAAAAGATTGATGGTATTACAGATCTTCGTGACGAATCCGATCGTAATGGGATGCGGATTGTCATTGAACTTCGAAGAGACGCAAATGCCCACGTTCTATTAAACAATCTTTATAAACAGACAACGCTTCAAACATCATTTGGAATCAACTTATTGGCACTTGTTGATGGACAACCAAAAGTTTTGTCGCTCAAACAATGTCTTGAATATTATCTAGAGCATCAAAAAGTAATCATTCGCAGAAGAACGGCGTATGAACTTCGCAAAGCTGAAGCAAGAGCTCATATTCTAGAAGGTTTAAGAATAGCCCTTGATCACTTAGATGAAGTCATTTCATTAATTAGAAGCTCTCAAACTGCTGAAATTGCAAGAAATGGCTTAATGGAGAACTATAGCTTGTCTGAAAAACAAGCACAGGCCATTCTCGACATGCGACTTCAGCGCTTAACTGGTTTGGAAAGAGAAAAGATAGAAGATGAATACAAAGGACTTGTTGATTTGATTGCTGAATTGAAAGCCATCTTAGCAGACAATGAAAAAGTTCTCGAAATCATTAGAGAAGAATTAACAGAAATCAAGGAACGCTTCAATGATACGCGCCGCACTGAAATTGTGACAGCTGGTATCGAAACGATTGAAGACGAAGATTTAATTCCTGTTGAGAACATCGTGATTACACTGACTCATAATGGTTATATCAAGCGTCTCCCTGCATCGACATACCGCAGTCAAAAAAGAGGCGGTAAAGGCGTCCAAGGAATGGGAACCAACGAAGATGATTTCGTTGAACAGCTGATCTCAACATCGACCCATGATACGATCCTCTTCTTCTCTAATAAAGGGAAGGTCTATCGTGCGAAAGGGTATGAGATTCCTGAATTCGGACGTACAGCGAAAGGGATTCCGATCATTAACCTTCTTGAAGTAGAAAAGGGAGAATGGATTAACGCCATTATTCCAGTCAGCGAGTTTGATGAAGATTCGTATCTCTTCTTTACAACAAGACATGGTGTATCCAAACGAACGTCATTGTCTCAGTTTGCCAACATTCGAAACAACGGTCTTATTGCATTGAGTCTTCGTGACGAAGACGAACTAATGGCTGTTCGTTTAACCAATGGAGAAAAACAAATCATCATTGGAACGAAAAAGGGTATGCTGATCCGTTTTGACGAAACAGATGTGCGTGAGATGGGACGTACGGCAGCTGGAGTGAAAGGAATCACACTTGCCGAAGATGACATTGTCGTTGGTATGGAAATCCTTGAGCCAGATGCAAACGTATTGATCGTAACTGAAAAAGGATATGGTAAGCTAACCCCTGAAAAAGAATACCGTGTTCAAAGTCGTGGCGGTAAAGGTCTTAAAACGTGTAAGATGACTGACAATAACGGTCCGCTTGTCACAGTGAAGGCAACGAATGCTGAAGCTGAAGAAGACTTGATGATTATTACAGGGAGCGGTGTAATCATTCGTATGGCCGTTTCTGACATTTCAACAACAGGTCGAGTCACACAAGGTGTCCGTTTGATCCGTCTTGGTGATGATGAACATGTCGCTACAGTGGCATTAGTCGAACAATCACAAGAAGACGAAGAAGAGAATAGTGAAGAAAACGTAGAAAATATAGAGTCAGATCAAGAGGAATCTGAGTAA